A portion of the Salmo trutta chromosome 1, fSalTru1.1, whole genome shotgun sequence genome contains these proteins:
- the LOC115198748 gene encoding SUMO-conjugating enzyme UBC9-B, which translates to MSGIALSRLAQERKAWRKDHPFGFVAVPTKNPDGTMNLMNWECAIPGKKGTPWEGGLFKLRMLFKDDYPSSPPKCKFEPPLFHPNVYPSGTVCLSILEEDKDWRPAITIKQILLGIQELLNEPNIQDPAQAEAYTIYCQNRVEYEKRVRAQAKKFSP; encoded by the exons ATGTCTGGTATAGCCTTAAGTCGTCTTGCACAAGAAAGAAAGGCCTGGAGGAAAGACCATCCTTTT GGGTTTGTTGCTGTGCCAACAAAAAACCCAGATGGAACAATGAACTTGATGAATTGGGAGTGTGCCATCCCTGGAAAGAAGGGG ACCCCATGGGAGGGGGGCTTGTTTAAACTCCGAATGCTCTTCAAGGATGACTATCCTTCTTCACCTCCCAAGT GCAAATTTGAGCCCCCTTTGTTCCATCCAAATGTATATCCCTCTGGTACAGTCTGTCTATCGATTTTAGAGGAGGACAAAGACTGGAGGCCAGCCATCACTATCAAACAA ATATTGTTAGGAATCCAAGAGCTCCTAAATGAACCAAATATCCAGGATCCTGCACAAGCTGAGGCGTATACAATTTACTG CCAAAACAGAGTGGAATATGAAAAAAGGGTTCGAGCACAAGCCAAAAAGTTTTCTCCATAA